A single window of Scylla paramamosain isolate STU-SP2022 chromosome 27, ASM3559412v1, whole genome shotgun sequence DNA harbors:
- the LOC135114290 gene encoding uncharacterized protein LOC135114290 produces MVNHVFVHGLQEEEYKEILEDAAAKRPDNCHALAPVDCNSQVLDARKTDAKKADFRLKDVGKDIIKAATILTKSLTVLDKITLTGQPDVAQEVGMLTGALALLGHANHKNNLVHQFILKHKINQKYAHLCSDKVPMTRLLFGDDVSLIEESEKLRSKIAPRKPLSTSKFGPGKFRGSSGKLPYRGFMSRFHPYGQRTHGPWSEHRQSFSRQGPETKNSRGRGHNPRQ; encoded by the coding sequence ATGGTTAACCATGTATTTGTTCACGGCTTGCAAGAGGAGGAGTATAAGGAGATTTTGGAGGATGCTGCAGCCAAGAGGCCAGACAACTGTCATGCCTTAGCGCCCGTGGATTGCAACTCGCAAGTTTTAGATGCACGGAAGACAGATGCCAAGAAGGCAGACTTCCGTCTGAAGGATGTTGGAAAAGACATTATTAAGGCTGCCACAATTTTGACTAAGTCACTCACAGTGCTTGACAAGATCACCCTGACTGGCCAACCAGATGTTGCCCAGGAAGTGGGCATGCTTACTGGTGCCCTGGCACTCCTGGGTCATGCTAATCACAAGAACAACCTGGTTCACCAGTTCATCCTCAAGCACAAAATTAACCAGAAGTATGCTCACCTCTGTTCAGACAAGGTGCCCATGACTCGTCTTCTGTTTGGGGATGATGTCTCACTCATTGAGGAGTCTGAGAAGTTAAGGAGTAAGATTGCTCCAAGGAAACCGCTCTCTACCTCGAAGTTTGGTCCTGGCAAGTTTAGGGGCTCTTCTGGGAAACTGCCATACAGGGGTTTTATGTCCAGGTTTCATCCATATGGCCAACGCACGCATGGTCCCTGGAGTGAGCACCGGCAATCCTTCTCACGGCAGGGTCCTGAGACAAAAAACTCCCGAGGCCGGGGTCACAATCCCCGGCAGTAA